A window from Candidatus Poribacteria bacterium encodes these proteins:
- a CDS encoding Ldh family oxidoreductase produces the protein MNQGGQDILVQPEPLHEFAIALYQKAGVNQEHAKLMADLQVETDLRSVHSHGTRMIPWYLRSILDGAMNPSPDIRVVQEGPGFAVIDGDNGLGHPPSALAMQMAIEKARSAGIAAAGVRNAGHFGAAACYTMMAVEAKMIGFSTTNTGGPSVAAPGAAEPVVTNNPLSYALPAGEERPIVLDMACGASAWGKVRTLQMYGIPIPPGWLLTTDGKPTQDPNEGKILTPAGGPRGYGLALTMGILAGPLVGGLMATAKQGDATSEHFFIAMNVASFTDFDEYAAAIDEGIRSIQAAKPVEGVDQVYLPGEIEWRKREAWVDSAIPLHIDHLRDLASLAEELKVDICWEW, from the coding sequence ATGAACCAAGGGGGACAAGATATACTCGTTCAACCGGAACCACTTCATGAATTTGCGATTGCGCTGTACCAAAAAGCGGGTGTGAATCAGGAACATGCTAAACTGATGGCTGATCTCCAAGTCGAAACCGATCTGCGAAGCGTCCACTCGCACGGCACACGCATGATACCGTGGTACCTGCGCAGCATCCTCGACGGGGCGATGAACCCCAGTCCAGATATTCGCGTTGTCCAAGAAGGTCCCGGCTTCGCTGTCATTGATGGGGATAACGGTCTGGGACACCCACCGAGTGCGTTGGCAATGCAGATGGCAATCGAGAAAGCACGTTCGGCTGGCATTGCCGCAGCGGGGGTACGCAATGCGGGTCACTTCGGTGCTGCCGCCTGTTACACGATGATGGCGGTCGAAGCGAAGATGATCGGCTTCTCAACGACGAACACAGGCGGACCGTCTGTCGCCGCGCCGGGGGCGGCGGAACCTGTGGTTACAAATAACCCACTTAGCTATGCCCTCCCCGCCGGCGAAGAACGTCCCATCGTGTTGGACATGGCGTGTGGTGCTTCGGCGTGGGGCAAGGTTCGCACACTGCAAATGTACGGGATTCCAATTCCGCCGGGATGGTTGTTGACCACCGACGGGAAGCCGACCCAGGATCCCAACGAGGGGAAGATACTGACGCCGGCAGGCGGACCGAGAGGATACGGCTTGGCGCTGACTATGGGTATTTTAGCCGGTCCTTTGGTGGGTGGTTTGATGGCGACCGCAAAACAGGGCGACGCTACCTCAGAACACTTTTTCATCGCAATGAATGTAGCGAGTTTCACAGACTTTGATGAGTACGCCGCAGCGATAGACGAGGGCATCCGCAGCATTCAGGCGGCAAAACCGGTTGAGGGGGTGGATCAGGTGTATCTGCCCGGCGAGATCGAGTGGCGCAAACGCGAAGCGTGGGTTGATAGCGCCATTCCGCTTCATATCGATCATCTACGGGATTTGGCGAGTCTTGCAGAAGAATTGAAGGTTGATATCTGTTGGGAATGGTAG
- a CDS encoding D-2-hydroxyacid dehydrogenase, giving the protein MSKPKVLIAHRPGPEIEAMLEDAPSELNIQFLPEGEKLSDHVSDAEIVYGTVGESDFPKAKALRWIQQPFVGVEWARFPAFLESDVSLVNSRVLYGPQIAEHAFALLLSLTRGIITQLDFMRHKHWEWTPTIEIAGMTMCILGLGGIGRAVAVRAKAFDCKVIAVDKEPIEKPDTVDQLGQMDSLLDFLAQTDILMVCCPITPETHKLLSHDQFNAMPEGSYIVNVSRGKVVDEDAMIAALDSGRLAGAGLDVTYTEPYPEDGPLWMRPNVILASHTAGGSQNIGKRAMDLFIENLHHDVNGEPLVNKIDKQKGY; this is encoded by the coding sequence ATGTCCAAACCAAAAGTCTTAATTGCACATCGACCGGGACCAGAAATTGAAGCCATGCTCGAAGATGCACCATCAGAACTCAATATCCAGTTCTTGCCCGAAGGCGAAAAGCTCAGTGATCATGTCTCGGATGCTGAAATCGTCTACGGCACCGTCGGTGAATCAGATTTTCCTAAGGCGAAAGCGTTGCGCTGGATACAGCAGCCTTTTGTCGGTGTTGAATGGGCGAGGTTTCCCGCCTTCTTGGAGAGCGATGTAAGTCTCGTCAACAGCCGCGTATTGTACGGTCCCCAGATTGCCGAACACGCCTTCGCGCTCCTGCTCTCGTTGACGCGAGGCATTATTACTCAACTCGATTTCATGAGACACAAGCACTGGGAATGGACGCCAACCATTGAAATCGCAGGCATGACCATGTGCATTCTTGGGCTTGGCGGTATCGGTCGTGCTGTCGCGGTAAGAGCGAAGGCGTTCGACTGCAAGGTAATTGCTGTCGATAAAGAGCCTATCGAAAAGCCGGATACCGTGGATCAGCTTGGTCAGATGGACTCGCTGCTCGATTTCCTAGCGCAAACCGACATTCTGATGGTCTGCTGTCCAATCACCCCGGAGACGCATAAACTCCTATCGCACGATCAGTTTAATGCGATGCCGGAAGGAAGTTATATCGTCAATGTCAGCCGTGGCAAGGTGGTTGATGAGGATGCTATGATCGCTGCACTCGATAGCGGTAGGCTAGCGGGAGCGGGTCTCGATGTCACCTACACCGAACCGTATCCGGAAGATGGACCGCTATGGATGAGACCAAATGTGATTTTGGCATCTCATACCGCCGGTGGATCGCAGAACATTGGCAAACGTGCGATGGATCTGTTCATCGAAAATCTGCACCACGATGTTAACGGCGAACCGTTGGTCAATAAGATCGATAAGCAGAAGGGATATTAA